The Mycolicibacterium hassiacum DSM 44199 genome includes a window with the following:
- a CDS encoding ATP-binding protein: MSVFSQLKQADGTVVDFEREPAPPPRRPSRWSLANWPVRLKVLAIVAIPLLLAAVFGGTRIHDSVTDAVDLRRASDRAEMVPAIVDFMTALDRAVSAGVPGTDPPTAITEFDTAKRELQRGLDTTDLSDDVRQGLTTMIENGQALVEKVAANSINIYDRVTSYAPILLTAEETITSTVRADDERVTAETRALSRAVGVRGQMTMQRLLVIFGGELSEQDLRTRMIALAGTEPSTLFGLSPVVAVGSSDANTLQNELVKRLTIISGPAAILVNNPELLASEEVTDRIAADVIARATDSVLATMTDRAAAQRTAVIRDAAIVGAAMLLTLLLVVLVARKLVVPLRVLRASALKVAHEELAREIEHVQAGGEPLPVRPIPVPTSEEIGQVAHAVDELHEQAVLLAGEQARLQLQLTDMFETLSRRNRSLVDQQLALIDRLERDEEDPDRLEDLFKLDHLAARMRRNGANLLVLAGAKVPREHAEPVPISAVINAAASEVEDYTRVVTASVPDSEIVGSVAGDLVHLLAELLDNALRYSPPSTQVRVSAVHTGNGGLVIEVADHGLGMTESDLRVANARLQSGGEVTPYTARHMGLFVVGRLAAQHGLVVRLRSTIAGEPGSGTTAGVYVPAGLLTGPDHPDQYDEPEYAVPADAHAGIATALALDEQHVSARRGDDDGYFAGGHGEDTQPPDFDSGPEEYPSPERRPAADTGSEIPVPVAVLPQRSPGASGITDIPASVIAAAPEPRDEPAWPEDSMPAQTPEHAPGPSVPVASQPPAVQPDPVRPEAPPRVRPTNTSGFFAARAQAAADYPWRAEAGPATPGPATPGPESAAPAPASTGPAETGPTNTTQDTQDGDEDTIYQRMLSEWLVDPHELANCEDLNWKSVWDRGWSAAAAAEEAPVLRHTEEGLPQREPGARLVPGAADPSAVGRHRNGDPSRTAADADPVRSAAEHGAAAPPVSGPVPRPDPEAIRASISSHFSGVHAGRARARDAAEQARGTEHP, from the coding sequence ATGAGCGTATTTTCGCAGCTCAAGCAGGCGGACGGCACGGTGGTCGATTTCGAGCGCGAACCTGCTCCACCGCCGAGACGGCCGTCGCGCTGGTCGCTGGCCAACTGGCCGGTGCGGCTGAAGGTCCTCGCCATCGTCGCGATCCCGCTGCTGCTCGCCGCGGTGTTCGGCGGCACACGAATTCATGACAGTGTGACCGACGCCGTGGATTTGCGGCGGGCGTCCGATCGCGCCGAAATGGTGCCCGCCATCGTCGACTTCATGACCGCACTCGACCGCGCCGTGTCGGCGGGTGTGCCGGGCACCGACCCGCCGACCGCGATCACCGAATTCGACACCGCCAAACGCGAATTGCAGCGGGGACTCGACACCACCGATCTGAGCGACGATGTGCGCCAGGGCCTGACCACGATGATCGAGAACGGCCAGGCGCTCGTCGAAAAGGTCGCCGCCAACAGCATCAACATCTACGACCGGGTCACCTCCTACGCGCCGATCCTGCTGACGGCCGAGGAGACGATCACCTCGACCGTCCGTGCCGACGATGAGCGCGTCACCGCCGAGACCAGGGCGCTGTCGCGGGCCGTGGGAGTGCGCGGCCAGATGACGATGCAGCGGCTGCTGGTGATCTTCGGTGGGGAACTGTCCGAGCAGGATCTGCGGACCCGGATGATCGCGCTGGCCGGCACCGAGCCGTCGACGTTGTTCGGCCTGAGCCCCGTGGTGGCCGTCGGTTCGTCCGATGCCAACACACTGCAGAACGAATTGGTCAAACGGCTGACGATCATCTCGGGCCCGGCGGCGATTCTGGTGAACAACCCGGAGTTGTTGGCGTCCGAGGAGGTCACCGACCGGATCGCGGCCGACGTCATCGCCCGCGCCACCGACTCGGTGCTCGCCACCATGACGGACCGGGCCGCGGCGCAACGCACGGCGGTGATCCGGGACGCCGCGATCGTCGGTGCCGCGATGCTGCTGACCCTGCTGCTCGTCGTTCTGGTCGCGCGCAAGCTGGTGGTTCCGCTGCGGGTGCTGCGGGCCAGCGCGCTCAAGGTCGCCCACGAGGAGCTCGCCCGCGAGATCGAACACGTCCAGGCCGGCGGCGAGCCGCTGCCGGTGCGGCCGATCCCGGTGCCCACCTCCGAGGAGATCGGGCAGGTCGCGCACGCCGTCGACGAGCTGCACGAACAGGCGGTGCTGTTGGCCGGTGAGCAGGCGCGGCTGCAGCTGCAGCTCACCGACATGTTCGAGACGCTGTCGCGGCGCAACCGGTCCCTGGTGGATCAACAGCTGGCGTTGATCGACCGGCTGGAACGCGACGAGGAGGATCCGGACCGGCTCGAGGACCTGTTCAAGCTGGACCACCTGGCCGCGCGGATGCGCCGCAACGGCGCCAACCTGCTGGTGCTGGCGGGCGCGAAGGTGCCGCGTGAACACGCCGAGCCGGTGCCGATCTCGGCGGTCATCAACGCCGCCGCTTCGGAGGTCGAGGATTACACCCGCGTGGTCACCGCCTCCGTCCCGGACAGCGAGATCGTCGGTTCGGTGGCCGGCGATCTGGTGCATCTGCTGGCCGAACTGCTCGACAACGCGCTGCGGTACTCTCCGCCGTCCACGCAGGTGCGGGTGTCGGCGGTGCACACCGGCAACGGCGGGCTGGTCATCGAGGTCGCCGACCACGGCCTCGGGATGACCGAGTCCGACCTGCGGGTGGCCAATGCGCGGTTGCAGTCCGGCGGCGAGGTGACCCCGTACACCGCACGTCACATGGGCCTGTTCGTGGTGGGGCGGCTGGCCGCCCAGCACGGGCTGGTGGTCCGGCTGCGCAGCACGATCGCCGGCGAACCGGGGTCGGGCACCACCGCCGGGGTGTACGTGCCCGCCGGACTGCTCACCGGACCCGACCATCCCGACCAGTACGACGAGCCGGAGTACGCGGTGCCGGCCGACGCCCACGCGGGCATAGCCACCGCGCTCGCGCTGGACGAGCAACACGTCTCGGCCCGCCGTGGGGACGACGACGGGTACTTCGCGGGTGGCCACGGCGAGGACACCCAGCCCCCCGATTTCGACAGCGGTCCGGAGGAGTATCCGTCGCCGGAGCGCCGGCCCGCGGCCGATACCGGCAGCGAGATCCCGGTGCCGGTCGCGGTGTTGCCCCAGCGCAGCCCCGGCGCCAGCGGCATCACCGACATCCCGGCATCGGTGATCGCCGCCGCGCCCGAACCGCGGGACGAGCCGGCCTGGCCGGAGGACTCGATGCCGGCGCAGACGCCGGAGCACGCGCCGGGGCCGTCCGTGCCGGTCGCGTCCCAGCCCCCAGCGGTCCAGCCCGACCCGGTCCGGCCCGAGGCGCCGCCCCGGGTCCGTCCGACCAACACCTCCGGGTTCTTCGCCGCCCGGGCGCAGGCCGCCGCCGACTACCCCTGGCGTGCCGAGGCCGGGCCCGCAACGCCCGGGCCCGCAACACCCGGGCCCGAGTCGGCCGCTCCTGCCCCCGCGAGCACGGGCCCCGCGGAGACGGGCCCGACGAACACCACCCAGGACACCCAGGACGGCGACGAGGACACCATCTACCAGCGCATGCTCTCCGAATGGTTGGTGGATCCGCACGAACTGGCCAACTGCGAGGACCTGAACTGGAAGTCGGTGTGGGACCGCGGCTGGTCGGCCGCGGCCGCCGCCGAAGAGGCGCCGGTGCTGCGGCACACCGAGGAGGGCCTGCCGCAGCGCGAACCCGGCGCGCGGCTGGTGCCCGGCGCGGCCGACCCCTCAGCCGTCGGCCGGCACCGCAACGGCGATCCGTCCCGCACCGCCGCCGACGCCGACCCGGTACGATCTGCGGCTGAGCACGGTGCCGCGGCGCCGCCGGTCTCCGGACCGGTGCCGCGTCCGGACCCCGAGGCCATCCGGGCCAGCATCAGCAGCCACTTCAGCGGTGTCCACGCCGGCCGCGCCCGGGCTCGAGACGCCGCTGAGCAGGCACGAGGAACAGAGCACCCATGA
- a CDS encoding roadblock/LC7 domain-containing protein produces MTYPPRSTHRESLDWLVSKFANDVPGVSHAVLVLADGLRMAASEYLPPERADQLAAVASGLASLSTGAAQLFDGGHVLQSVVEMENGYLLLMRVGDGSILATLAARNCDIGQIGYEMAILVERVGTVVQSGRRRAPQQAPEHAPQR; encoded by the coding sequence ATGACCTATCCGCCACGTTCGACGCACCGCGAATCGCTCGACTGGCTGGTCTCCAAGTTCGCCAACGACGTGCCCGGCGTGTCGCATGCGGTGCTGGTGTTGGCCGACGGGCTGCGGATGGCGGCAAGTGAATACCTGCCGCCGGAACGCGCCGATCAACTGGCCGCGGTGGCGTCGGGGCTGGCGAGCCTGTCCACCGGCGCCGCGCAGCTGTTCGACGGCGGCCACGTGCTGCAGTCCGTCGTCGAGATGGAGAACGGCTACCTGCTGTTGATGCGCGTCGGCGACGGCTCGATCCTCGCCACGCTGGCGGCCCGCAACTGCGACATCGGCCAGATCGGTTACGAGATGGCGATTCTGGTGGAACGGGTGGGCACCGTGGTGCAGTCCGGGCGGCGCCGGGCGCCCCAGCAGGCACCCGAGCACGCCCCGCAGCGCTAG
- a CDS encoding DUF742 domain-containing protein — MGDPEGRSDATGKSPWESDVAARPSLVRPYTLTGGRTVPRVDLPLEAPIGRADPSLPARWPSKDVRTQILTLSDGNPSVAEIAAKISLPLGVARVLIGDLVTQGYLRVHSTLSESSTDDERRDLIGRTLRGLRAL; from the coding sequence ATGGGCGATCCGGAAGGCAGGAGCGACGCGACCGGGAAATCGCCGTGGGAAAGTGATGTCGCTGCCCGGCCCAGCCTGGTGCGGCCGTATACCCTCACTGGCGGTCGAACCGTACCCCGGGTCGACCTGCCGCTCGAGGCGCCGATCGGCCGGGCCGACCCCAGCCTGCCGGCCCGGTGGCCGAGCAAGGATGTGCGGACCCAGATCCTCACCCTCAGCGACGGGAACCCGTCTGTGGCCGAGATCGCCGCGAAAATTTCGCTGCCTCTCGGCGTGGCGCGGGTGCTGATCGGGGACTTGGTGACGCAGGGTTACCTGCGGGTGCACAGCACCCTCAGCGAATCGTCGACCGACGATGAGCGGCGGGACCTGATAGGAAGGACACTGCGTGGCCTCAGGGCACTCTGA
- a CDS encoding GTP-binding protein → MASGHSERRTASTKIVISGGFGAGKTTFVGAVSEIMPLRTEALVTNASAGVDGLEATPAKTTTTVAMDFGRITLDDDLVLYLFGTPGQRRFWFMWDDLIRGAIGAIILVDVRRLQDSFAAVDFFEARNLPFIVAINEFDGVPRYSVSALRKALAVSDRIPILSIDARVRESCKSALIAVTEFALESLTPARG, encoded by the coding sequence GTGGCCTCAGGGCACTCTGAGCGGCGAACCGCCTCGACGAAGATCGTCATCTCCGGCGGATTCGGGGCCGGCAAGACGACGTTCGTCGGCGCCGTCTCCGAGATCATGCCGTTGCGGACCGAGGCGCTGGTCACCAACGCGTCGGCGGGGGTGGACGGGCTCGAGGCCACTCCGGCCAAGACCACCACCACGGTGGCGATGGACTTCGGCCGCATCACCCTCGACGACGACCTGGTGCTCTACCTGTTCGGCACCCCCGGGCAGCGCCGGTTCTGGTTCATGTGGGACGACCTGATCCGCGGTGCGATCGGCGCGATCATCCTGGTCGACGTCCGACGCTTGCAGGACAGCTTCGCCGCGGTCGACTTCTTCGAGGCCCGCAACCTGCCGTTCATCGTGGCGATCAACGAATTCGACGGCGTACCAAGGTATTCGGTCAGTGCGCTGCGCAAGGCGCTGGCGGTGTCGGATCGCATCCCGATCCTGTCCATCGACGCGCGGGTGCGTGAATCGTGCAAGTCCGCGCTCATCGCGGTCACCGAGTTCGCGCTCGAGAGCCTCACCCCCGCGCGCGGCTGA
- a CDS encoding pentapeptide repeat-containing protein gives MPDQVWVDQRWVGHDFRDEDLSRLRTERAVFDECDFRGVDLTESEHLGSAFRNCRFDRARLHHSVFRHCSLMGSVFADCQLRPLVLVEVDLTLAVLGGCDLRGVDLSECRLREAGLVEADLREAVLRGADLRGARVRAARFDDADLRGARVDPGLWTTAGVRGAKIDVEQALAYAAAHGLHIHGG, from the coding sequence GTGCCCGACCAGGTCTGGGTCGACCAGCGGTGGGTGGGCCACGATTTCCGCGACGAGGACCTCAGCCGGTTGCGCACCGAACGGGCGGTGTTCGACGAATGCGACTTCCGCGGCGTCGATCTGACCGAGTCCGAGCACCTCGGCTCGGCGTTCCGCAACTGTCGGTTCGACCGGGCGAGGTTGCACCACAGCGTGTTCCGGCACTGCAGCCTGATGGGCTCGGTGTTCGCCGACTGTCAACTGCGGCCGCTGGTGCTCGTCGAGGTCGATCTCACGCTGGCCGTGCTCGGCGGCTGCGATCTGCGCGGGGTGGACCTGTCGGAGTGCCGGCTGCGCGAGGCCGGGTTGGTGGAGGCCGATCTGCGCGAGGCCGTGCTGCGCGGTGCGGATCTGCGCGGCGCGCGGGTGCGCGCCGCCCGATTCGACGACGCCGACCTGCGCGGTGCCCGGGTCGATCCCGGGCTGTGGACCACCGCCGGGGTGCGCGGCGCCAAGATCGACGTCGAGCAGGCGCTGGCCTACGCGGCCGCCCACGGCCTGCACATCCACGGCGGATAG